Proteins co-encoded in one Sporosarcina sp. FSL K6-1522 genomic window:
- a CDS encoding AraC family transcriptional regulator translates to MHTITIAKIQQHSYWNPISHFLLPEDTYPNWSVFCINEGEMEYAFPHEQGVATFGDFVICPPNMPMRRKVKKQLKFHFFQFEFLSSENTAMYTGKIQLQDEHRLHSNYKILERLAFNETTSANDQKVYILNDFFQIFAIENTEVEIDDTKINDLLIVEALEFITKNALTNINIKSLASSLGLSPVQFSRRFRSSVGMNPQDYVTSLKLRHARILLLETDDMIEDIAIQCGYSNGFYFSRIFSSKMKTSPSQFRKTHLI, encoded by the coding sequence ATGCACACGATTACAATAGCAAAAATACAGCAACACTCGTATTGGAACCCGATTTCTCACTTCCTGTTGCCTGAGGATACCTATCCAAATTGGAGCGTTTTTTGTATTAATGAAGGTGAAATGGAATATGCTTTTCCACATGAGCAAGGAGTTGCCACATTCGGTGATTTTGTCATATGTCCTCCGAATATGCCCATGAGAAGAAAGGTGAAAAAACAATTAAAGTTTCATTTTTTCCAATTCGAATTTCTTTCATCCGAAAATACGGCTATGTATACAGGTAAAATACAGCTACAAGACGAGCATCGCTTACACTCAAACTATAAAATCTTGGAACGACTTGCGTTTAACGAAACCACTTCCGCCAACGACCAAAAGGTTTATATACTAAATGACTTCTTTCAAATTTTTGCGATTGAAAATACCGAAGTAGAGATAGATGATACAAAAATCAATGATTTACTCATCGTTGAAGCCTTAGAATTTATTACGAAAAATGCGTTAACAAACATTAATATCAAATCTTTGGCCTCTTCATTAGGACTTAGCCCCGTTCAATTTTCAAGAAGGTTTCGCAGTAGTGTCGGGATGAACCCTCAAGACTATGTGACATCTCTCAAACTGCGACATGCACGAATATTACTATTGGAGACCGATGACATGATTGAGGACATTGCGATTCAATGTGGCTATTCGAATGGGTTTTACTTTAGCCGTATTTTTTCTTCGAAAATGAAAACCTCTCCCTCACAGTTTAGAAAAACGCATTTAATTTAG
- a CDS encoding mandelate racemase/muconate lactonizing enzyme family protein has translation MKITAIETKQYLLPLDPPFKAAWDPAPRKKFASTLVYVHTDAGITGVGSGDLMMGLSGHEHLFIGQDPFAIERHSQIIDNIDFHYGRCWPLDLALWDLMGKAAGVPTYKLLGGKKDKILAYASTGEIVTPEERADRAEKFVEQGFKAMKIRFHHADVRDDIKVVEEVRKRVGDKLEIMVDANQGWKMPWDVERTWDLKKAIGVARELEQLDVFWLEEPLPSHQFRDMAKLRDRVDIRIAGGEMNRNAHDFREMNRINALDVYQPDVALSGGITQVKKIAEMVQAEGAWFSPHTWTNGIGLLANLHLAAAISNCPYLEFPYDPPAWSNERRDYVQKDKLMTDENGYLVISNKPGLGIELDEEALKKYEVNHFYVGE, from the coding sequence ATGAAAATAACAGCGATTGAGACAAAACAGTACTTACTACCACTAGACCCTCCTTTTAAAGCGGCTTGGGATCCAGCACCTCGTAAGAAGTTTGCGAGTACATTGGTTTATGTACATACGGATGCAGGTATAACGGGTGTTGGATCTGGCGATTTAATGATGGGCCTTAGCGGTCACGAGCATTTATTCATCGGGCAAGACCCATTTGCAATTGAAAGGCATTCACAAATTATCGATAATATCGATTTTCATTATGGCAGATGCTGGCCACTAGACCTTGCTTTGTGGGATTTGATGGGGAAAGCGGCTGGCGTGCCAACATACAAATTGTTGGGTGGTAAAAAAGATAAAATTTTAGCTTATGCATCTACAGGAGAAATTGTGACACCGGAAGAAAGAGCCGATCGAGCTGAGAAATTTGTCGAACAAGGTTTTAAAGCGATGAAAATTCGTTTCCACCACGCAGATGTACGAGACGATATTAAAGTCGTAGAAGAAGTTAGAAAACGTGTTGGCGATAAATTAGAAATCATGGTAGATGCCAATCAAGGCTGGAAAATGCCTTGGGATGTTGAACGCACATGGGATTTAAAGAAAGCGATTGGCGTTGCAAGAGAGCTCGAGCAATTGGACGTATTTTGGCTAGAAGAACCGCTTCCTTCACATCAATTTAGAGACATGGCTAAACTAAGAGATCGTGTCGATATTCGCATTGCTGGTGGCGAAATGAATCGAAACGCGCATGATTTTAGGGAAATGAATCGAATTAATGCGTTGGATGTTTACCAACCAGACGTGGCATTATCAGGTGGAATCACGCAAGTGAAGAAAATTGCGGAAATGGTTCAGGCGGAAGGCGCATGGTTTAGCCCGCATACATGGACGAATGGGATTGGTTTATTGGCTAACTTACACCTTGCAGCAGCGATTAGTAATTGTCCGTATTTAGAATTCCCTTACGATCCACCAGCTTGGTCAAACGAGCGTAGAGATTATGTCCAAAAAGATAAATTGATGACAGATGAAAATGGCTATTTAGTCATCTCGAATAAACCTGGATTAGGTATAGAGTTAGATGAAGAAGCGTTGAAGAAATATGAAGTGAATCATTTTTATGTCGGTGAATAA
- a CDS encoding BCCT family transporter, which produces MKNLRHGVFWPPFLLVLAAGIVSFTNKDAFISITTKANDWLLINLGGLFSLSGLLLLITVVVVYFSPLGKVKLGGKDAKPMLTLPNWIAIALTTTVAAGVTFWGIVEPIYHYLTPPESMNITPGSHEAIIYSMSTMYLHWTITPYAIYCVPALMFAFAYYNMKKSFSLSSTMAPLFGTKIEGRWGQVIDAVCLYTLALGMAAAMGTTVINLGGGVNYLSGIASAPALWAVITVVLMTTFIISAASGLMNGIRILSDINMKVYIVIILFIFIVGPSSFIINLGVESYGNYITNFFEKSLFTGAASGDQWPQWWTVFYWANWFAWAAITALFLGRIAYGYSVRTFIVVNFAIPSLFGGLWMTIFGGTTIHRLITDTKIADIFTTEGPETALYAILADVPLSAVVIPFYLFIVFLSFVTAADSNISAMGGISSSGITPDSPEPSIVIKVTWGVAIAVIAWMMISFAKIDGIKMLSNLGGLPAMILCVLIAISLLKVASNPRKYDKTDQ; this is translated from the coding sequence ATGAAAAACTTACGGCATGGTGTTTTTTGGCCACCATTCTTATTAGTGTTAGCGGCGGGAATTGTCAGCTTTACAAATAAGGATGCCTTTATTAGTATAACGACAAAGGCAAATGATTGGTTATTAATCAATTTAGGTGGACTGTTTAGTCTGAGTGGTTTGTTGCTATTGATCACGGTTGTTGTTGTGTATTTTTCGCCTTTAGGCAAAGTAAAATTAGGCGGGAAAGATGCAAAACCAATGTTAACGCTTCCAAACTGGATTGCCATCGCACTGACTACGACAGTTGCAGCGGGTGTCACGTTTTGGGGAATAGTGGAACCAATTTATCATTACTTAACGCCACCAGAATCGATGAATATCACACCGGGATCGCATGAGGCAATTATCTATTCGATGTCCACGATGTATTTACATTGGACGATTACGCCATATGCCATCTATTGTGTACCAGCTTTAATGTTTGCGTTCGCTTATTATAATATGAAGAAATCCTTTAGTCTAAGCTCAACAATGGCGCCACTCTTTGGTACGAAAATAGAAGGGCGCTGGGGGCAAGTGATTGATGCGGTGTGTTTATATACATTAGCATTAGGGATGGCTGCTGCAATGGGGACTACCGTCATTAACCTTGGTGGCGGTGTGAATTATCTTAGCGGTATTGCAAGTGCTCCGGCATTGTGGGCGGTAATTACGGTCGTATTGATGACGACGTTTATCATCTCAGCTGCAAGTGGATTAATGAACGGTATCCGAATCTTATCGGATATTAATATGAAAGTCTATATTGTCATTATCCTGTTTATTTTCATCGTTGGTCCAAGTAGTTTCATCATCAATTTGGGTGTTGAGTCTTATGGGAATTACATCACGAACTTTTTTGAGAAGAGTTTGTTCACGGGCGCTGCATCTGGTGACCAATGGCCACAATGGTGGACGGTTTTCTATTGGGCAAACTGGTTTGCGTGGGCAGCGATTACGGCGTTGTTCTTAGGAAGAATCGCTTATGGTTATTCAGTTCGAACGTTTATTGTCGTGAACTTCGCAATTCCATCATTGTTTGGTGGATTATGGATGACGATCTTTGGAGGCACGACGATTCATCGACTCATTACGGATACAAAAATTGCGGATATTTTTACGACAGAAGGTCCAGAAACGGCTTTATATGCAATCTTGGCAGATGTTCCTTTATCGGCAGTTGTCATTCCGTTTTATTTATTCATCGTCTTCCTGTCGTTTGTAACAGCGGCCGATTCGAATATATCCGCGATGGGTGGCATTAGTTCATCTGGCATTACACCGGATAGCCCGGAACCAAGCATTGTTATAAAAGTGACATGGGGTGTGGCAATCGCAGTCATCGCGTGGATGATGATCAGTTTTGCCAAAATAGATGGCATTAAAATGTTGTCTAATTTGGGTGGCTTGCCTGCAATGATCCTATGTGTACTGATTGCTATCTCCTTGCTAAAAGTGGCATCTAACCCGAGGAAATATGATAAAACGGATCAGTAA
- a CDS encoding iron-containing alcohol dehydrogenase, whose product MQTTFEFGLKTKIICGEGKYQELGQLVPHLTGGHKAVIITDKGVIAVGLVALVEKALDDSNIDYRVFSDLESDPSVTSIDAAAQVIREFQADCVIGIGGGSAMDVAKMASLVAEGNESASHYELMANPFPKKSITSIMIPTTSGTGAEVTSTVVFSNADKRKMWGWDEQMAPDVAILDPLFTAGLPPHLTAATTLDALIHAIEACTGTRSNPMIEAYALKSIELISHNLEHVLQNPKDLGGRAALALGAMLAGGAIENGGTGIAHCIGHAIGTIGRVHHGRAVTIAMNVAYRWNVESDISMFAKVARAMGVDAEGRSESELAYAGADRYLELVRGSGLNLSLKEDGLSLNHLNLLVETMLSGENQPMRTNNCRLASEDELRTFAKELLSE is encoded by the coding sequence ATGCAAACGACATTTGAGTTTGGGCTAAAGACAAAGATCATTTGTGGAGAAGGTAAATACCAGGAACTTGGACAACTAGTTCCCCATTTAACAGGGGGACATAAAGCTGTCATTATAACCGATAAAGGGGTTATAGCTGTAGGTCTAGTGGCATTGGTGGAAAAAGCGCTCGACGACAGTAACATTGACTATAGGGTATTTAGTGACTTAGAGAGCGATCCATCTGTGACATCCATTGATGCTGCAGCACAAGTCATCAGAGAATTTCAAGCGGATTGTGTTATTGGCATCGGCGGTGGCTCTGCAATGGATGTCGCCAAAATGGCTTCACTCGTTGCAGAAGGAAACGAATCTGCCTCACATTATGAATTAATGGCTAATCCTTTTCCGAAGAAAAGCATTACATCGATTATGATTCCGACGACTTCAGGGACAGGTGCTGAAGTGACGAGCACAGTTGTTTTCTCCAATGCCGACAAACGTAAAATGTGGGGATGGGACGAACAAATGGCGCCAGATGTCGCAATTTTAGATCCATTATTTACGGCTGGTTTGCCGCCCCATTTGACTGCTGCCACGACGTTGGATGCATTAATTCATGCGATCGAAGCTTGTACGGGGACAAGGTCAAATCCGATGATTGAAGCATACGCCCTCAAATCAATCGAATTGATCAGTCACAATTTAGAGCATGTACTACAGAACCCAAAGGACCTTGGAGGCAGAGCCGCATTAGCATTAGGGGCAATGTTGGCAGGTGGAGCCATCGAAAATGGTGGCACTGGGATAGCGCATTGTATAGGGCATGCAATTGGAACAATTGGGCGAGTGCATCATGGGAGAGCAGTGACAATCGCGATGAATGTGGCTTATCGATGGAATGTAGAAAGTGACATTTCGATGTTTGCGAAGGTTGCGCGAGCAATGGGGGTAGATGCTGAAGGACGTAGTGAATCTGAACTTGCCTATGCAGGTGCAGATCGATATCTAGAACTCGTTCGTGGAAGTGGTCTCAATTTATCATTAAAAGAAGACGGTTTGAGCTTAAACCATTTGAATCTCTTAGTAGAAACGATGTTGTCAGGAGAGAATCAACCGATGCGGACTAATAACTGTCGTTTGGCATCTGAGGATGAGTTAAGGACTTTTGCAAAAGAATTATTGTCTGAATAA
- a CDS encoding Zn-dependent alcohol dehydrogenase produces the protein MKITAAVMSEVGKPLTIQQIDLAEPKANEVLVKIKATGVCHSDLNALEDATTPTPTVLGHEGAGVVEAVGPNVTCVKPGDKVALSWVPYCGTCEFCVTGAVHLCESAFGPMFDGTLLDGTTRMSQDGETIYHSSLLSTFAEYAVVPEMSCVKIPDEMPLAQASLIGCGVATGYSAAVNAAGVTPGSTVAVFGIGGVGVNAIQGARIAGASKIIACDVKAENLEIAKKFGATHTINVAEENAEEVLCSLTGGFGVQFAIDCSGNTRATESAWKGTRKGGTVVVVGAFNPEKTINLPAGGFHRLGKVLKGSFYGDAQPFRDFPIIANLYLNGKYNLDDLVLERIPLEDINKAFDGFHDSCCVNVGRSVVEFD, from the coding sequence GTGAAAATAACAGCTGCAGTCATGTCCGAAGTGGGCAAACCGCTGACAATCCAACAGATTGACTTAGCGGAACCAAAAGCAAATGAAGTACTCGTCAAGATTAAAGCGACTGGTGTTTGTCATAGTGACTTAAACGCATTAGAAGACGCAACAACACCGACACCTACAGTTCTTGGACACGAAGGTGCGGGGGTGGTCGAAGCAGTTGGACCGAATGTGACGTGTGTTAAACCAGGCGATAAAGTAGCTCTTAGTTGGGTTCCTTACTGTGGCACATGCGAGTTTTGTGTAACAGGAGCTGTTCACCTATGTGAGTCGGCTTTCGGACCAATGTTTGATGGGACACTATTAGACGGTACAACACGTATGAGCCAAGACGGAGAAACGATTTACCACAGCTCTTTACTATCAACATTTGCAGAGTATGCGGTTGTACCTGAAATGTCTTGTGTTAAAATTCCGGATGAAATGCCACTTGCGCAAGCTTCACTCATTGGGTGCGGTGTAGCGACGGGGTATAGTGCAGCTGTCAATGCCGCGGGTGTTACACCAGGCTCGACGGTAGCTGTCTTTGGAATCGGTGGCGTAGGTGTCAACGCAATCCAAGGCGCGCGCATCGCGGGCGCGTCAAAAATCATTGCGTGCGACGTTAAAGCAGAAAACCTTGAAATCGCGAAGAAATTTGGTGCCACGCATACGATTAATGTGGCAGAAGAAAATGCAGAAGAAGTGCTATGTTCTCTTACTGGCGGCTTTGGTGTCCAATTTGCTATCGACTGTTCGGGAAATACAAGAGCGACTGAAAGTGCTTGGAAAGGCACAAGAAAAGGCGGTACGGTTGTAGTTGTAGGTGCTTTCAATCCTGAAAAAACGATTAACTTACCAGCGGGTGGTTTCCACCGTTTAGGAAAAGTATTGAAGGGCAGCTTCTACGGAGATGCACAGCCATTCCGTGATTTCCCGATTATTGCAAACCTCTACTTGAACGGCAAATACAATCTAGATGATCTTGTACTTGAGCGCATTCCGCTTGAAGACATTAACAAAGCTTTCGATGGTTTCCATGATAGCTGCTGTGTCAATGTCGGCAGATCCGTCGTTGAATTTGACTAA
- the aldA gene encoding aldehyde dehydrogenase, whose translation MISAQALIDGDYIQHKDRQTVPVINPATNETVGEVPALDKADVDHAVSAATTAFKTWKKTPASERARLVKQLLSLMQEEQSLETIGKAITLEMGKGHSSAKSEVFYAAELGEYQTEWARRIEGDIVESDNTNEKILSIREPLGVIGIIVPWNFPIYVLIRKVVPALIAGNTVVIKPSSKSPLSALELAKLIANTDIPKGVINVITGEDSVVGEALTSSEKINMITFTGSTAVGKRIMEKCAQNMIKVSLELGGKAPAVVMEDADIELAVQAVTGGRLANSGQVCNNTERVYVQKSIKEQFVKRLVEEFSRIEYGDGLENPDVAMTCLVSSNDAKRVHAMVEEAVSEGATVLCGGKLVSEDSSFYPPTLLDTCTQDMKIIHEEVFGPVLPIVEFDTLEEVIELVNDSEYGLTSNVYSNNYRYIMELTANIDSGEIYVNRQQGEAYQGYHSGWKKSGIGGDDGKHGFYEFTQVKTVYLKY comes from the coding sequence ATGATTTCAGCACAAGCATTAATCGATGGTGACTATATTCAGCACAAGGATCGGCAGACAGTACCCGTTATTAATCCTGCAACGAATGAAACAGTAGGTGAAGTCCCAGCATTAGATAAAGCAGATGTGGATCATGCGGTTTCGGCTGCAACAACAGCTTTTAAAACGTGGAAGAAAACACCGGCAAGTGAAAGAGCTCGCTTGGTGAAGCAACTACTAAGCTTGATGCAGGAAGAGCAGAGCCTAGAGACGATTGGGAAAGCCATCACGCTAGAAATGGGGAAAGGCCATTCCTCGGCTAAATCAGAAGTGTTTTATGCTGCTGAATTAGGGGAGTACCAAACCGAATGGGCAAGACGGATTGAAGGCGATATTGTAGAAAGTGACAATACCAATGAAAAAATCCTGTCAATCAGAGAACCATTAGGCGTAATTGGTATTATTGTACCTTGGAATTTCCCGATTTATGTATTGATTCGAAAAGTTGTTCCCGCGTTAATTGCAGGGAATACGGTCGTCATTAAGCCAAGTAGTAAATCACCATTATCTGCGCTGGAACTAGCAAAACTAATTGCTAATACGGATATTCCAAAAGGTGTTATTAATGTAATTACCGGTGAAGACAGCGTTGTGGGTGAAGCATTAACCTCTTCGGAAAAAATCAATATGATCACGTTTACAGGCAGTACGGCTGTAGGAAAAAGAATTATGGAGAAATGTGCGCAAAATATGATAAAAGTCTCTTTGGAATTAGGCGGGAAAGCGCCGGCAGTTGTGATGGAGGATGCGGATATCGAACTAGCGGTTCAAGCTGTAACAGGTGGACGTTTGGCAAACTCAGGTCAAGTCTGCAACAACACGGAAAGAGTCTACGTGCAGAAGTCGATAAAAGAGCAGTTTGTCAAGCGACTAGTGGAGGAGTTCTCCCGCATTGAGTATGGCGATGGGTTGGAAAATCCTGATGTTGCGATGACTTGTTTAGTGAGTTCGAATGACGCAAAAAGAGTCCATGCAATGGTCGAAGAAGCGGTTTCTGAAGGGGCTACGGTTTTATGTGGTGGGAAATTAGTATCGGAAGACAGTAGTTTTTATCCACCAACGTTACTCGATACATGTACACAAGACATGAAAATCATTCATGAAGAAGTGTTTGGTCCTGTTTTACCGATTGTGGAGTTCGATACGCTGGAAGAAGTTATTGAATTGGTAAATGACTCGGAGTATGGGCTGACATCCAATGTCTATTCAAATAATTATCGTTACATCATGGAGCTAACAGCTAATATTGACAGCGGAGAAATCTATGTGAACAGACAACAAGGTGAAGCTTACCAAGGCTATCATTCAGGATGGAAAAAATCTGGAATAGGCGGAGACGATGGTAAACACGGTTTCTATGAGTTTACGCAGGTTAAAACGGTTTACTTAAAATATTAA